One region of Arthrobacter sp. StoSoilB22 genomic DNA includes:
- a CDS encoding DUF4287 domain-containing protein, giving the protein MSFQAYLDAIEDKTGLTPRQLVEIADTKGFKDPSVKAGAILEWLKADYDLGRGHGMALVHVIKKGPRIDSKHVGSDGTHRDESYTLWLDGKASKPTP; this is encoded by the coding sequence ATGTCATTCCAGGCTTACCTTGACGCTATTGAAGACAAGACCGGCCTCACTCCGCGTCAGTTGGTTGAAATAGCAGACACCAAGGGCTTCAAAGACCCTTCGGTGAAGGCCGGGGCGATTCTTGAATGGCTCAAAGCGGACTACGATCTTGGACGCGGTCACGGAATGGCGTTGGTGCATGTCATCAAGAAGGGGCCGCGGATTGACAGCAAGCATGTGGGATCGGACGGCACGCACCGCGACGAATCGTACACTCTCTGGTTGGATGGCAAGGCGAGCAAGCCCACTCCTTAA